The following are encoded together in the Flavobacterium sp. TR2 genome:
- a CDS encoding type II toxin-antitoxin system HicB family antitoxin: protein MKNYLEYNGYIGTLEFSADDKIFFGKIQGINDLVTFEGSSVTELEESFKEAVDDYLETCKLLNKAPDKTYKGSFNVRVSQELHQKISLLATKKGLNLNEIVKEALSYVVKHEEILN from the coding sequence ATGAAAAACTATTTAGAATATAACGGATATATTGGAACACTAGAATTTTCTGCAGATGATAAAATATTCTTTGGGAAAATTCAAGGGATAAATGATTTAGTCACTTTTGAGGGATCTTCGGTTACAGAATTAGAAGAATCATTTAAAGAAGCTGTTGACGATTATTTAGAAACGTGTAAATTATTGAATAAAGCTCCAGATAAAACTTATAAAGGTTCTTTTAATGTTAGAGTATCACAGGAATTGCATCAAAAAATATCCCTTTTGGCAACAAAAAAAGGATTGAACTTAAATGAGATTGTAAAAGAAGCATTGTCTTATGTTGTCAAGCATGAGGAAATCTTAAATTAA
- a CDS encoding type II toxin-antitoxin system HicA family toxin, giving the protein MSKIDKLIEKLKSKPKDFSWDEMVKVLKYFGYEQISQGKTGGSRRKFVNENKQIISLHEPHPQKVLKSYQLDIIIEHLEL; this is encoded by the coding sequence ATGAGTAAGATTGATAAACTTATTGAAAAGTTAAAATCAAAGCCTAAGGATTTTTCTTGGGATGAAATGGTGAAAGTTTTAAAATATTTTGGATACGAGCAGATTTCACAAGGAAAAACAGGTGGTTCAAGAAGAAAATTTGTAAATGAAAATAAACAGATTATAAGTTTGCATGAACCGCATCCGCAGAAGGTTTTGAAAAGCTATCAGCTTGATATTATTATTGAACATTTGGAATTGTAA
- a CDS encoding cation:proton antiporter produces MELYYTFSVLIVLASFFAYLNLRFLKLPGTIGIMIIAMLVSVGIRLLGDSYFPATTKHFFDLIKQFDFNEILMGAMLNFLLFAGALHVNMSDLKEQKVPIMIYSTVSVVLSALIVSMLLYYIAPLIGINIPYVFCLVFGTLISPTDPIVVLGVLKEAKVPKRIETKIVGESLFNDGVAVVMFAVVLKMATDPTFDVTFSSISWLFIKEGIGGLLLGGVFGFTASKVMKKIDDYKVSVLITLSIVTGGFLVAQALHVSSPLAMVVAGLIIGNYGKKVAMSEVTKDYLGKFWELIDEILNAVLFLFIGFELLLLPDLNKQLLTGLVAIFIVLFSRLTAIVLPWKFFDIFKFFGIKSAYNKGSLMVLVWGGIRGGVSIALVLSMPEGEYKNLLLEVTYIVVLFSIVVQGLTVGKLAKKVLEKE; encoded by the coding sequence ATGGAATTATACTACACTTTTTCGGTGCTAATCGTATTGGCATCTTTCTTCGCCTATTTAAATCTAAGATTTTTAAAACTTCCGGGAACCATCGGAATCATGATTATTGCTATGCTGGTTTCAGTTGGAATTCGCCTTTTGGGAGATTCTTATTTTCCTGCAACCACCAAACACTTTTTTGATCTAATCAAGCAATTTGATTTCAATGAAATCTTAATGGGAGCGATGTTAAACTTTCTTTTGTTTGCTGGAGCTTTGCACGTAAATATGTCTGATCTTAAAGAGCAAAAAGTTCCTATTATGATTTATTCTACGGTAAGTGTAGTGTTGTCTGCCTTAATTGTTTCGATGCTGCTTTATTATATTGCGCCACTTATCGGAATTAATATTCCTTATGTATTTTGTTTGGTTTTCGGAACCCTGATTTCTCCAACCGATCCGATTGTGGTGTTGGGAGTTTTAAAGGAAGCTAAAGTTCCTAAAAGAATAGAAACTAAAATCGTTGGTGAATCTTTATTTAATGATGGAGTAGCGGTTGTAATGTTTGCTGTAGTTTTAAAGATGGCAACCGATCCAACATTTGATGTGACTTTTAGTTCAATTTCTTGGCTGTTTATAAAAGAGGGAATCGGAGGGCTTTTATTGGGAGGCGTTTTTGGATTTACGGCATCAAAAGTCATGAAAAAAATCGATGATTATAAAGTTTCGGTTTTAATCACGCTCTCTATTGTAACAGGAGGATTTTTAGTTGCTCAAGCGCTACACGTTTCTAGCCCGCTTGCGATGGTTGTTGCGGGACTAATTATTGGAAACTATGGTAAAAAAGTCGCCATGAGCGAAGTAACCAAAGATTACCTTGGGAAATTTTGGGAGCTTATAGATGAAATCTTAAATGCGGTATTGTTTTTATTTATTGGTTTCGAATTATTATTGCTGCCAGATTTGAACAAACAATTGCTGACAGGTCTTGTAGCTATTTTTATCGTACTGTTTTCAAGGTTAACCGCTATAGTGCTGCCGTGGAAATTCTTTGATATCTTTAAGTTCTTTGGAATAAAATCTGCCTATAACAAAGGCTCTTTGATGGTTTTAGTTTGGGGAGGAATTCGTGGAGGAGTGTCAATCGCACTTGTGCTTTCTATGCCAGAAGGAGAATATAAAAATTTATTGCTGGAGGTAACTTATATCGTTGTTTTGTTCTCAATTGTAGTGCAAGGGTTGACCGTTGGGAAATTGGCAAAAAAAGTTTTAGAGAAAGAGTAG
- the gcvP gene encoding aminomethyl-transferring glycine dehydrogenase, protein MKTDAFALRHIGPRETDLQHMLKTIGVDSIERLIYETLPDDIRLKAPLNLDPAMTEYEFANHIQELGKKNKVFKSYIGLGYHPTIVPAPIQRNIFENPGWYTAYTPYQAEIAQGRLEAILNFQTTVIELTGMEIANASLLDEGTAAAEAMALLFDVRTRDQKKNNTHKFFVSEEILPQTLSVLQTRSTPIGIELVVGNHETFDFSNEFFGAILQYPGKYGQVNDYSAFVAKAQENEIKVAFAADILSLATLTSPGEMGAAVVVGTTQRFGVPMGYGGPHAAYFATKEEYKRSMPGRIIGVSIDTNGNRALRMALGTREQHIKREKATSNICTAQVLLAVMAGMYAVYHGPKGLKYIANKVHASAVTAAEALNKLGVYQTNTAYFDTILVKADAQKVKAVAEKNEVNFFYPDAESISISFNETTSIADINQIIAIFAEALGKETFTVSELTETSQLPASLERTSAFLTHDVFNNHHSESQLMRYIKKLERKDLSLNHSMISLGSCTMKLNAASEMLPLSMPNWNSIHPFAPVEQAEGYITMLKKLEQQLNVITGFAGTTLQPNSGAQGEYAGLMAIRAYHMSRNEGHRNVCLIPSSAHGTNPASAAMAGMKIIVTKTTPEGNIDVEDLREKAIEHKDDLSCLMVTYPSTHGVFESSIIEITKLIHENGGLVYMDGANMNAQVGLTNPATIGADVCHLNLHKTFAIPHGGGGPGVGPICVNEKLVPFLPTNPILKVGGENAITAISSAPYGSALVCLISYGYITMMGADGLKSATEHAILNANYMKARFEGHYPILYTGECGRAAHEMILDCRAFKEKGIEVGDIAKRLMDYGFHAPTVSFPVAGTLMIEPTESEDLAELDRFCDALISIRKEIEAATAEDTNNVLKNAPHTLAMLTTDNWDFPYTREKAAYPLDYIAENKFWPSVRRVDDAYGDRNLVCSCAPIEAYMES, encoded by the coding sequence ATGAAAACAGATGCTTTTGCTTTAAGACACATTGGTCCAAGAGAAACAGATCTTCAGCATATGCTGAAAACTATTGGAGTTGACTCTATCGAGCGACTTATTTATGAAACCCTTCCAGATGATATTCGTTTAAAAGCGCCTTTGAATTTAGATCCTGCAATGACAGAATATGAATTTGCAAACCACATTCAGGAATTAGGAAAGAAAAACAAAGTATTCAAATCATATATTGGTTTGGGTTATCATCCAACAATTGTTCCAGCTCCAATTCAGAGAAATATCTTTGAAAACCCAGGTTGGTACACGGCTTACACACCATACCAAGCAGAAATTGCTCAAGGTCGTTTAGAAGCTATTTTAAACTTCCAAACTACTGTTATTGAATTGACAGGAATGGAAATTGCAAACGCATCTTTATTAGATGAAGGAACTGCTGCTGCCGAAGCTATGGCGTTATTATTTGACGTTCGTACTCGTGACCAAAAGAAAAACAATACACACAAATTCTTCGTTTCTGAAGAAATTTTACCGCAGACTTTATCTGTACTTCAAACTCGTTCCACTCCAATTGGAATTGAGTTAGTGGTTGGAAACCATGAAACATTTGATTTTTCAAATGAATTTTTCGGTGCTATTTTACAATACCCTGGAAAATATGGTCAGGTAAACGATTATAGCGCTTTTGTTGCTAAAGCACAAGAAAACGAAATTAAAGTAGCTTTTGCTGCTGATATTTTATCATTGGCAACTTTAACTTCGCCAGGAGAAATGGGAGCTGCTGTTGTGGTTGGAACTACACAACGTTTTGGTGTGCCAATGGGTTACGGCGGTCCTCACGCTGCGTATTTTGCAACCAAAGAAGAATACAAAAGATCTATGCCGGGCCGTATCATTGGAGTTTCGATCGATACAAACGGAAATCGCGCTTTACGTATGGCTTTAGGAACTCGCGAGCAGCACATTAAACGTGAAAAAGCGACTTCAAACATTTGTACGGCTCAGGTTTTATTAGCTGTTATGGCCGGAATGTATGCTGTTTACCACGGACCAAAAGGCTTAAAATACATTGCAAACAAAGTTCACGCATCGGCGGTTACTGCTGCTGAAGCTTTAAATAAATTGGGAGTCTACCAAACGAATACAGCTTACTTTGACACTATTTTAGTAAAAGCAGATGCTCAAAAAGTAAAAGCTGTAGCAGAGAAAAACGAAGTAAACTTCTTCTATCCAGATGCTGAATCGATTTCGATTTCATTCAACGAAACAACTTCGATTGCTGACATCAACCAAATCATTGCCATTTTTGCTGAAGCTTTAGGAAAAGAAACTTTCACTGTTTCTGAATTGACTGAAACAAGTCAATTACCAGCTTCGTTAGAAAGAACTTCTGCTTTCTTGACACACGATGTTTTCAACAATCACCATTCAGAAAGCCAGTTAATGCGTTATATCAAAAAATTAGAGCGTAAAGATTTATCATTGAATCACTCGATGATTTCATTAGGTTCTTGTACAATGAAATTGAACGCAGCTTCTGAAATGTTGCCTCTTTCAATGCCAAACTGGAACAGCATTCACCCGTTTGCACCAGTTGAGCAAGCAGAAGGTTACATCACGATGCTTAAAAAATTAGAGCAGCAATTAAATGTAATTACCGGATTTGCTGGAACAACATTACAGCCAAACTCTGGAGCTCAGGGAGAATATGCTGGTTTAATGGCTATTCGCGCTTACCATATGTCAAGAAACGAAGGTCACCGTAATGTATGTTTGATTCCTTCATCAGCTCACGGAACAAATCCTGCTTCTGCAGCGATGGCTGGAATGAAAATCATCGTTACTAAAACGACTCCAGAAGGAAATATTGACGTAGAAGATTTAAGAGAAAAAGCGATTGAGCACAAAGATGATTTATCTTGCTTAATGGTAACGTATCCTTCTACTCACGGAGTTTTCGAATCTTCAATTATTGAAATTACAAAATTAATCCACGAAAATGGCGGATTAGTATATATGGATGGTGCAAACATGAACGCGCAGGTTGGATTAACAAATCCTGCTACAATTGGCGCTGACGTTTGTCACTTAAACCTACACAAAACATTCGCTATTCCTCACGGAGGTGGCGGACCTGGAGTTGGACCAATTTGTGTGAACGAAAAACTAGTTCCATTTTTACCAACCAACCCAATCTTAAAAGTAGGAGGCGAAAATGCAATCACAGCAATTTCATCTGCACCTTACGGATCTGCTTTAGTTTGTTTAATTTCTTATGGCTACATCACCATGATGGGGGCTGACGGATTAAAAAGTGCTACAGAACACGCTATCTTAAATGCTAACTACATGAAAGCGCGTTTTGAAGGACACTACCCTATTCTTTACACTGGAGAATGCGGAAGAGCTGCTCACGAAATGATTTTAGATTGCCGTGCATTTAAAGAAAAAGGAATTGAAGTTGGTGATATCGCTAAACGTTTAATGGATTACGGTTTCCACGCTCCAACAGTTTCTTTCCCTGTTGCTGGAACTTTAATGATCGAGCCTACAGAATCTGAAGATTTAGCAGAGTTAGATCGTTTTTGCGATGCTCTTATCTCAATCAGAAAAGAGATTGAAGCAGCAACAGCTGAGGACACAAACAACGTATTAAAAAATGCGCCTCACACGTTAGCAATGTTAACAACTGACAACTGGGATTTCCCTTATACAAGAGAAAAAGCAGCTTACCCATTAGATTACATTGCCGAAAACAAATTCTGGCCATCAGTTCGTCGTGTAGATGATGCTTATGGTGACAGAAATTTAGTTTGCAGCTGTGCTCCTATTGAAGCTTATATGGAAAGCTAA
- a CDS encoding 3-oxoacyl-ACP synthase III family protein, with protein MKIKIIGIGSYIPNLEVKNTDFDKHVFLNEDGTPFGYPNEVVIKKFKGITGIQNRRYAEPQYNASDLAFFAAEKAIANAGIDAETLDYIIFAHNFGDVKTGTHQTDILPSLATRVKNKLGIKNPKCVAYDILFGCPGWIEGVLQANAFIKSGMAKRVMVIGAETLSRVVDDHDRDSMIYSDGAGVSILEASTDEAGLLSYESATFANDEANYLFFGKSYNKDLDPDIKYIKMYGRKIYEFALSNVPCAMKSCLDQSGIGIDEVKKILIHQANEKMDEAIIERFYKLYDKTPPKDIMPMSIHDLGNSSVATVPTLFDLILQGKIENQEINKGDVIIFASVGAGMNINAFVYRY; from the coding sequence ATGAAAATAAAAATTATTGGTATTGGGAGTTATATTCCTAATCTAGAAGTAAAAAACACAGATTTTGACAAACATGTTTTTTTAAATGAGGATGGGACTCCTTTTGGTTATCCGAATGAAGTTGTAATTAAAAAATTTAAAGGTATTACGGGAATCCAAAATCGCCGTTATGCCGAACCACAATACAATGCATCTGATTTAGCCTTTTTTGCAGCCGAAAAAGCTATTGCCAATGCCGGAATCGATGCCGAAACTTTAGACTACATCATTTTTGCCCATAATTTTGGCGATGTAAAAACAGGCACACACCAAACCGATATTTTACCAAGTTTAGCAACACGTGTAAAAAACAAATTAGGAATCAAAAATCCAAAATGCGTGGCTTACGATATTCTTTTTGGCTGTCCAGGCTGGATTGAGGGTGTTTTGCAAGCCAATGCTTTTATTAAATCGGGAATGGCAAAAAGAGTTATGGTAATTGGAGCCGAAACATTATCTAGAGTTGTCGATGATCACGATCGCGATTCGATGATTTATTCTGATGGTGCCGGAGTTTCAATTTTAGAAGCATCAACCGATGAAGCAGGATTATTATCTTACGAAAGTGCCACTTTTGCTAATGATGAAGCCAATTATCTTTTCTTCGGAAAATCATATAATAAAGATTTAGATCCAGACATTAAATACATTAAAATGTACGGTCGTAAAATTTACGAATTTGCTTTAAGCAATGTTCCGTGCGCTATGAAAAGCTGCTTAGACCAAAGCGGAATTGGAATCGACGAGGTTAAAAAGATCCTGATTCACCAAGCAAATGAAAAAATGGACGAAGCAATTATCGAACGCTTTTACAAACTTTATGATAAAACTCCTCCAAAAGATATCATGCCAATGAGCATTCATGATTTAGGAAACAGCAGCGTTGCAACGGTTCCTACTCTATTCGATTTAATTCTGCAAGGAAAAATTGAAAACCAAGAAATCAATAAAGGTGATGTAATTATTTTTGCTTCGGTTGGAGCTGGAATGAACATTAATGCTTTTGTTTATAGATATTAA
- a CDS encoding methyltransferase has translation MYEKTFPNKRFKLTLEFLKKHVSTSETIFDFGVPNPFSKIMEENGYTVKNTKGEDLDNDQTALQTEEYTVFTAFEIFEHLLNPYTILQNVKCDKLLISIPLRLWFSPAYRSKTDMWDRHYHEFEDWQLDWLLEKTGWKITDRLQFTHPVKKLGLRPLLRYFTPRYYIVVAERA, from the coding sequence ATGTACGAAAAAACGTTTCCGAATAAAAGATTCAAACTTACTTTAGAGTTTTTAAAAAAACACGTCAGCACATCTGAAACCATTTTTGATTTTGGCGTACCAAATCCGTTTTCCAAAATAATGGAAGAAAATGGGTATACCGTTAAAAATACTAAAGGCGAAGATTTAGACAACGATCAAACGGCTTTACAGACAGAAGAATACACTGTTTTTACGGCATTTGAAATTTTCGAACATTTACTGAATCCGTACACGATTTTACAAAATGTAAAATGTGATAAATTGTTAATCTCAATTCCGTTACGTTTATGGTTTTCACCAGCATATCGTTCAAAAACTGATATGTGGGACAGACATTACCACGAATTTGAAGACTGGCAATTGGACTGGCTTTTAGAAAAAACAGGCTGGAAAATTACAGATCGTTTGCAATTTACACATCCGGTAAAAAAACTTGGACTTAGACCGTTATTAAGATATTTCACTCCGAGGTATTACATTGTTGTAGCTGAAAGAGCTTAA
- a CDS encoding glycosyltransferase family 2 protein codes for MKYYIVIPAHNEQDLIGLTLQSLVSQTVLPSKIVVVNDNSTDKTEEVVLGFAKENPYISVVNKTSDAIHLPGSKVIQAFQKGFDTLDSDYDIIVKIDGDLIFPPNYFETIIRHFESDPKIGMVGGFCYIDKNGEWVLENLTDKDHIRGALKAYRKETFQQIGGLKPAMGWDTVDELLCKFYDWKIVTDQSLHVKHLKPTGANYNKTARYKQGEAFYTLGYGFWITAIASAKLAMMKKKPFLFLDYIKGFLKAKKAKTPLLVTPEQAKFIRNYRLQKMKKKLI; via the coding sequence ATGAAATATTATATCGTCATTCCCGCGCATAACGAGCAAGATTTAATTGGCCTGACCTTACAATCTTTGGTCTCGCAAACTGTTTTGCCGTCAAAAATTGTGGTTGTAAACGACAATTCGACAGATAAAACAGAAGAAGTTGTTTTGGGATTCGCAAAAGAAAATCCATACATTTCTGTTGTCAACAAAACTTCAGATGCGATTCATTTACCGGGAAGCAAAGTAATTCAGGCATTTCAGAAAGGCTTTGACACTTTAGATTCTGATTACGATATTATTGTAAAAATAGACGGCGATTTAATTTTTCCTCCAAACTATTTCGAAACGATCATCAGACATTTCGAATCTGATCCTAAAATCGGTATGGTTGGCGGATTCTGTTATATTGATAAAAACGGCGAATGGGTTTTGGAAAACCTTACCGATAAAGATCATATTCGCGGTGCTTTAAAAGCATATCGCAAGGAAACTTTCCAGCAAATTGGAGGTTTAAAACCTGCCATGGGCTGGGATACTGTAGATGAATTATTGTGTAAATTTTACGATTGGAAAATTGTTACCGACCAATCTTTACACGTAAAACACCTAAAACCTACAGGCGCAAATTACAACAAAACAGCTCGTTACAAACAAGGCGAGGCTTTTTATACTTTAGGTTATGGTTTTTGGATCACAGCGATTGCTTCGGCAAAACTGGCCATGATGAAGAAAAAACCATTTCTATTTTTGGATTACATTAAGGGCTTTTTGAAAGCAAAAAAAGCAAAAACTCCTTTATTGGTAACTCCTGAACAAGCTAAGTTTATCAGAAATTATCGTTTGCAAAAAATGAAAAAAAAGTTAATTTGA
- a CDS encoding MlaE family ABC transporter permease, producing the protein MMLIRYLSQIGKYFLMLKEIFNKQTKWPVMKNLIFKEIDDLIIDSLGIVCFISFFIGGVVAIQTALNLTNPLIPKYLIGFATRQSVVLEFAPTFISVIMAGKMGSYITSSIGTMRVTEQIDALEVMGVNSVNYLVFPKIIALLMYPFVIGISMFLGIFGGWLACAYGGFSTGADFIMGAQKDFIPFHITYAFIKTLIFAMLLATIPSFHGYYMKGGALEVGKASTTSFVWTSVTIILLNYILTQLLLG; encoded by the coding sequence ATGATGCTAATTCGTTATTTATCCCAAATAGGGAAATATTTTTTAATGCTGAAAGAAATTTTCAATAAACAGACCAAATGGCCTGTCATGAAAAATTTAATTTTCAAAGAAATTGACGACTTGATTATTGATTCACTTGGAATTGTCTGCTTTATATCTTTCTTCATTGGAGGAGTTGTTGCCATTCAAACTGCATTAAACTTAACCAATCCCTTAATTCCGAAATATCTAATTGGTTTCGCAACGCGTCAATCGGTAGTTTTGGAGTTTGCCCCTACTTTTATCTCGGTAATTATGGCCGGAAAAATGGGTTCTTACATTACTTCCAGTATCGGGACAATGCGTGTTACAGAACAAATTGATGCATTAGAGGTTATGGGAGTTAACTCTGTAAATTACCTTGTTTTTCCAAAAATTATAGCTTTATTGATGTATCCTTTTGTAATCGGAATCAGTATGTTTTTAGGAATTTTTGGAGGATGGCTTGCTTGCGCTTACGGAGGATTCTCTACAGGCGCAGATTTTATCATGGGAGCTCAGAAAGATTTCATACCGTTTCATATCACGTATGCATTTATCAAAACTTTAATCTTTGCTATGTTATTGGCAACAATTCCATCTTTTCATGGTTATTATATGAAAGGTGGCGCATTAGAAGTTGGTAAGGCAAGTACAACGTCATTTGTATGGACATCTGTTACTATTATCCTTCTAAATTATATATTAACGCAATTATTATTAGGATAA
- a CDS encoding ABC transporter ATP-binding protein codes for MIEVKNIEKSFGDSKVLKGVSTVFETGKTNLIIGQSGSGKTVLLKTLLGIHTPDSGTIEFDGRVYSDLDKDEKRELRTEIGMVFQGSALFDSMTVEENVAFPLKMFTKNNKAQIKERVDFVLERVNLVDAHKKLPSEISGGMQKRVAIARAIVNNPKYLFCDEPNSGLDPNTSILIDNLIQEITKEYNITTVINTHDMNSVMEIGENIVFLKKGLKAWQGTKEEIFRTDNEAIVKFVYSSNLFKKVREAYLKGL; via the coding sequence ATGATAGAAGTAAAAAATATAGAAAAATCATTTGGTGACAGCAAAGTTTTAAAAGGCGTTTCGACCGTATTTGAAACTGGAAAAACCAACTTGATTATCGGACAAAGTGGATCTGGAAAAACGGTTTTATTAAAAACATTATTAGGAATTCACACTCCAGACTCTGGAACAATTGAATTTGACGGAAGAGTTTATTCTGATTTAGATAAAGACGAAAAACGTGAACTAAGAACTGAAATCGGAATGGTATTTCAAGGTTCTGCCTTATTTGACTCGATGACAGTTGAAGAAAATGTGGCTTTCCCTCTTAAAATGTTTACCAAAAACAACAAAGCTCAAATTAAAGAGCGTGTCGATTTTGTTTTAGAAAGAGTAAATCTGGTCGATGCACACAAAAAATTGCCTTCAGAGATTTCAGGAGGTATGCAGAAGCGTGTGGCGATTGCGCGCGCTATTGTAAACAATCCAAAATATTTGTTTTGCGATGAACCAAACTCAGGTCTAGATCCAAACACTTCTATTTTGATTGACAACTTGATTCAAGAAATTACAAAAGAATACAATATCACAACAGTAATCAATACCCACGATATGAATTCTGTGATGGAAATTGGTGAAAATATCGTTTTCTTAAAAAAAGGATTAAAAGCTTGGCAAGGAACTAAAGAAGAAATTTTTAGAACCGATAATGAAGCCATCGTGAAGTTTGTATATTCTTCAAACTTATTCAAAAAAGTGCGTGAAGCTTATTTAAAAGGATTATAA
- a CDS encoding SprT-like domain-containing protein, with protein MSETLAKYIPEHAVKPVFDLIVANQVHLKIVNERQTRHGDYRRGPSGKHEITVNASLNKYRFLITLIHEIAHLVAFEKFGRNIKPHGNEWKFTFQRLMVPFIRPEIFPGQILPLLARHFKNPSASSDTDTTLSLALKQYDKDNDKNYVFEIPYGSVFRIKNGKIFKKLAVRTKRFECIEISSGKTYLFNPNAEVELINIQ; from the coding sequence TTGAGCGAAACTTTAGCTAAATACATTCCTGAACACGCGGTAAAACCCGTTTTCGATTTGATAGTGGCCAATCAGGTTCATTTGAAAATTGTCAACGAGCGTCAGACGCGTCATGGAGATTATAGGCGCGGTCCAAGCGGAAAGCATGAAATTACGGTTAATGCTAGTTTAAATAAATATAGGTTTTTGATTACGTTAATTCACGAAATTGCTCATTTGGTTGCGTTTGAGAAGTTTGGGCGAAATATAAAACCGCACGGTAATGAATGGAAATTTACTTTTCAGCGTTTAATGGTTCCGTTTATTCGGCCAGAAATATTTCCGGGACAGATTTTGCCGTTGCTTGCGAGACATTTTAAAAATCCTTCAGCAAGCAGTGACACTGATACGACTCTATCTTTGGCTTTAAAACAATATGATAAAGACAATGATAAGAACTATGTTTTTGAGATTCCGTACGGAAGTGTTTTTAGGATCAAAAACGGTAAAATATTCAAGAAATTGGCTGTTAGAACCAAACGTTTTGAATGCATCGAAATTAGCTCGGGAAAGACTTATCTTTTTAATCCAAATGCTGAGGTAGAATTAATCAATATTCAATAA
- a CDS encoding four helix bundle protein: protein MSESIVKTKSFELAVRGVNFYKWLVAERKEFIMSKQFLRSVTSVGANVREAVNAQSKPDFIHKLSISQKECDESMYWLEILIATNYISDAEFESMHKQCAEVLKIIKSIIITSKKKLITHNS, encoded by the coding sequence ATGAGTGAGAGTATTGTGAAAACTAAAAGTTTTGAGTTAGCTGTAAGAGGAGTTAATTTCTACAAATGGCTAGTTGCGGAAAGGAAAGAATTTATAATGAGTAAACAATTTTTACGCTCTGTTACCTCTGTAGGTGCAAATGTTCGTGAAGCTGTGAATGCGCAAAGCAAACCTGATTTTATTCATAAGTTATCGATTTCTCAAAAAGAATGTGATGAATCAATGTATTGGTTGGAAATATTAATTGCTACGAATTATATTTCTGATGCTGAATTTGAATCAATGCACAAGCAATGTGCGGAAGTGTTAAAGATCATAAAAAGTATAATCATAACGTCAAAGAAAAAACTCATAACTCATAATTCATAA
- a CDS encoding SDR family oxidoreductase produces MKNIIVTGTSRGIGYELALKFAEAGHQVLAISRKIPQALLEHHNVTCLSVDLADETALDQVESFLSSTWKKVDAVVHNAGALLLKPFEQTTQADFESIYKVNVFAVANLTRICIPYLGKGSHIVTISSIGGVRGSLKFAGLAAYSSSKGAVITLTELLAEEYKEKGISFNVLALGSVQTEMLNEAFPGYQAPISAEGMATYIYDFTLNGNKYFNGKVLEVSSTNP; encoded by the coding sequence ATGAAAAATATTATCGTTACAGGAACAAGCAGAGGAATTGGTTATGAGTTAGCCTTGAAATTTGCTGAAGCTGGCCATCAAGTTTTGGCCATTTCCAGAAAAATACCGCAAGCACTTTTAGAACATCATAATGTAACTTGTCTGTCTGTTGATTTGGCAGATGAAACGGCTTTAGATCAGGTTGAAAGTTTTCTTTCTTCAACGTGGAAAAAAGTAGATGCAGTGGTTCATAATGCAGGGGCTTTGCTTTTGAAACCTTTTGAGCAAACCACTCAAGCAGACTTTGAAAGCATTTATAAAGTGAATGTTTTTGCGGTGGCCAATTTAACTCGCATCTGTATTCCGTATTTAGGAAAAGGAAGCCATATTGTCACCATAAGTTCAATTGGCGGTGTTCGTGGAAGTTTAAAATTTGCAGGACTCGCAGCTTATAGTTCGAGTAAAGGTGCTGTAATCACTTTAACCGAATTATTGGCAGAAGAATATAAAGAAAAAGGAATCTCATTTAATGTTTTAGCTTTGGGTTCTGTTCAAACCGAAATGCTGAATGAAGCTTTCCCGGGTTATCAGGCGCCAATTTCGGCCGAAGGAATGGCAACTTATATTTATGATTTTACTCTTAACGGAAATAAATATTTTAATGGAAAAGTTCTCGAAGTCTCTTCAACCAATCCTTAA